The Saccharopolyspora gloriosae genome has a segment encoding these proteins:
- the hutI gene encoding imidazolonepropionase produces MTSTVITGIGELTTNDDELGSLTDAALVLADDRIAWAGPAAHAPPADHAVDVEGRAVLPGWVDSHTHLIFAGDRTAEFTARMNGEPYAAGGIAVTVEATRAASDDELTATLRRHVAEATAQGTTCLETKTGYGLTIADELRAARLAAAEVDEVTFLGAHLVPPGQDADDYVDLVRGDMLDAVAEHVRWCDVFCERGAFDADQSRAVLRAAAERGLGLRVHGNQLGPGPGVRLAVELDAASVDHCTHLEPGDIAALADSGTVATLLPACDLSTRQPLPPARALLDAGATVALASNCNPGSSYTSSMAFCVTTAVLQMRMTVPEAVRAATLGGARALRRDTGDGAVGVLRPGARADVHVLDAPSASWLAYRPGVPLTHAVWRAGTRQR; encoded by the coding sequence ATGACATCCACTGTTATCACTGGAATCGGTGAACTGACGACGAACGACGACGAACTCGGCTCGCTCACCGACGCCGCGCTGGTGCTCGCCGACGACCGAATCGCCTGGGCCGGACCGGCCGCGCACGCACCCCCCGCCGACCACGCCGTCGACGTCGAAGGCCGAGCAGTGCTGCCCGGCTGGGTCGACAGCCACACCCACCTGATCTTCGCGGGCGACCGCACCGCCGAATTCACCGCGCGCATGAACGGCGAGCCCTACGCCGCGGGCGGCATCGCCGTCACCGTCGAAGCCACCCGCGCCGCCAGCGACGACGAACTCACCGCGACCCTGCGCCGCCACGTCGCCGAAGCCACCGCCCAAGGCACCACCTGCCTGGAGACCAAAACCGGCTACGGGCTCACCATCGCCGACGAACTCCGCGCCGCTCGCCTCGCCGCCGCCGAAGTCGACGAGGTGACCTTCCTCGGCGCGCACCTCGTCCCGCCCGGCCAAGACGCCGACGACTACGTCGACCTGGTCCGCGGCGACATGCTCGACGCCGTCGCCGAACACGTGCGCTGGTGCGACGTGTTCTGCGAACGCGGCGCGTTCGACGCCGACCAATCCCGGGCAGTGCTGCGCGCCGCCGCCGAACGCGGACTCGGCCTGCGCGTCCACGGCAACCAACTCGGACCCGGCCCCGGCGTGCGGCTCGCCGTGGAACTCGACGCGGCCAGCGTCGACCACTGCACCCACCTCGAACCCGGCGACATCGCCGCCCTCGCCGACTCCGGCACCGTCGCGACACTGCTGCCCGCATGCGACCTGTCCACCCGGCAACCGCTACCACCCGCGCGGGCACTGCTCGACGCCGGAGCCACCGTGGCGCTCGCCTCCAACTGCAACCCCGGCTCCTCCTACACCTCGTCCATGGCGTTCTGCGTCACGACCGCCGTGCTGCAGATGCGGATGACCGTGCCCGAAGCCGTCCGCGCCGCCACCCTCGGCGGAGCGCGCGCACTGCGGCGCGACACCGGTGACGGCGCCGTCGGCGTGCTGCGTCCCGGCGCGCGCGCCGACGTGCACGTGCTTGACGCGCCCAGCGCCTCTTGGCTGGCGTACCGGCCCGGCGTCCCGCTCACCCACGCCGTGTGGCGAGCAGGCACCCGGCAGCGCTGA
- a CDS encoding DUF6104 family protein translates to MYFTDRGIEELEERRGDDEVTLAWVADRMRVFVDLNPTFEDATERLATFLARDDTDED, encoded by the coding sequence GTGTACTTCACCGACCGTGGCATCGAAGAGCTCGAGGAGCGTCGCGGCGATGACGAGGTGACCTTGGCTTGGGTCGCCGACCGGATGCGGGTCTTCGTCGACCTGAACCCGACTTTCGAGGACGCCACCGAGCGCCTCGCGACCTTCCTCGCCCGGGACGACACCGACGAGGACTGA
- a CDS encoding multifunctional oxoglutarate decarboxylase/oxoglutarate dehydrogenase thiamine pyrophosphate-binding subunit/dihydrolipoyllysine-residue succinyltransferase subunit: MSSSSPASQFGPNEWLIEEMYEQYLQDPTSVDSAWHEFFADYKPGQATSVSVAADNSAAASGAGSTTTTVSGNATATATRSEGNGQARPAAPAQPPAAKPAKSAEPKPSPQQAAKAAPVKSAGAGEESKPLRGAAAAIAKNMEQSLTVPTATSVRAVPAKLLFDNRIVINNHLKRNKGGKVSFTHLIGYALVRAMRDFPNMNRHYGEDAKGKPAAITPEHVNLGLAIDQPGKDGSRNLVVASIKGCEEMTFQQFWQAYEEIIRKARTGGLTADDFSGTTFSLTNPGPSGTNHSVPRLTKGQSAIIGVGAMDYPAEFQGASERALVEMGISKIVTLTSTYDHRVIQGAESGDFLRKVHQLLLGEDGFFDEIFSSLRIPYEPIRWTQDIPEGAVDKTARVLELIDAYRTRGHLMADIDPLNYRQRRHEDLDVLSHSLTLWDLDREFAVGGFAGKERMTLRDVLGVLRDSYCRTVGVEYMHILEPDERDWLQNRVEKPHEKPEQSEQKYILSKLNAAEAFETFLQTKYVGQKRFSLEGAETVVPLLDAVLDSSAASDLDEVVIGMPHRGRLNVLANIVGKPISQIFREFEGNLDPGQAHGSGDVKYHLGAEGKYFRMFGDGETKVSLTSNPSHLEAVDPVLEGIVRAKQDILDKGQEGFTVLPVLMHGDAAFAGQGVVAETLNLSLLRGYRTGGTVHVIVNNQVGYTTAPEHSRSSKYSTDVAKMIGSPVFHVNGDDPEACVWVAKLAVEYRQKFGKDVVIDMVCYRRRGHNEGDDPSMTQPAMYDAIDKMRSVRKTYTESLIGRGDITVEEAEKALKDYASQLEHVFNEVRELEKHPPEPSPSVESEQVVPTKLITAISSETLEHIADAHVNLPEGFTPHSRVKPVLERRAKMAREGEIDWGFGELLAFGSLAMEGRPVRLTGQDSRRGTFGQRHSVLIDRKTGSEYTPLLNLAEDQAKFLAYDSALSEFAAMGFEYGYSVANPDALVAWEAQFGDFFNGAQSIIDEFISSGEAKWGQRSDVVLLLPHGHEGQGPDHSSARIERWLQLCAEGSMTVALPSTPANHFHLLRRHSLDGIHRPLVVFTPKSMLRMKAATSSVADFTEGKFTSVIDDPSQPDPSAVRRIVFCSGKLYYELAAEKEKQGHTDTAVVRLEQLYPLPHRKLGAILERYPNATDVRWAQEEPANQGPWPFLGLALPELFPERLQGLKRVSRRPMAAPATGLKAVHDVEQAEVVQNAFN; this comes from the coding sequence GTGTCCAGCAGCAGCCCTGCGTCACAGTTCGGCCCCAACGAGTGGTTGATCGAGGAGATGTACGAGCAGTACCTCCAAGATCCCACGTCGGTGGACTCCGCGTGGCACGAGTTCTTCGCCGACTACAAGCCGGGGCAGGCGACCTCGGTTTCGGTAGCCGCTGACAACTCCGCAGCCGCGTCCGGAGCCGGATCGACCACGACGACGGTGTCGGGAAACGCGACCGCGACGGCCACGCGCAGCGAAGGCAACGGGCAGGCCCGCCCGGCCGCCCCAGCGCAGCCTCCCGCGGCGAAGCCGGCCAAATCGGCCGAACCGAAGCCCTCTCCGCAGCAGGCCGCCAAGGCCGCTCCGGTGAAGAGCGCGGGTGCGGGCGAGGAGTCGAAGCCGCTGCGCGGCGCGGCCGCGGCGATCGCCAAGAACATGGAGCAGTCGCTGACGGTGCCGACCGCGACGAGCGTGCGCGCGGTACCGGCGAAGCTGCTGTTCGACAACCGCATCGTGATCAACAATCACCTCAAGCGGAACAAGGGCGGCAAGGTCTCGTTCACGCACCTCATCGGCTATGCGCTGGTGCGGGCGATGCGGGACTTCCCGAACATGAACCGCCACTACGGGGAGGACGCCAAGGGCAAGCCCGCGGCGATCACCCCGGAGCACGTGAACCTCGGTCTCGCGATCGACCAGCCCGGCAAGGACGGGTCGCGCAACCTCGTCGTGGCCTCCATCAAGGGCTGCGAAGAGATGACCTTCCAGCAGTTCTGGCAGGCCTACGAGGAGATCATCCGCAAGGCCCGCACCGGTGGGCTGACCGCGGACGACTTCTCGGGAACCACGTTCTCGCTGACCAACCCGGGTCCCTCGGGCACGAACCACTCGGTGCCGCGGCTGACCAAGGGCCAGTCGGCGATCATCGGCGTCGGGGCGATGGACTACCCGGCGGAGTTCCAGGGCGCCTCGGAGCGGGCGCTGGTCGAGATGGGCATCAGCAAGATCGTCACGCTGACCTCCACCTACGACCACCGGGTCATCCAGGGCGCCGAGTCCGGTGACTTCCTGCGCAAGGTGCACCAGCTGCTGCTGGGCGAGGACGGGTTCTTCGACGAGATCTTCTCGTCGCTGCGCATCCCGTACGAGCCGATCCGCTGGACCCAGGACATCCCGGAAGGCGCCGTCGACAAGACCGCGCGGGTCCTGGAGCTGATCGACGCCTACCGCACCCGCGGTCACCTGATGGCCGACATCGACCCGCTGAACTACCGGCAGCGCAGGCACGAGGACCTCGACGTCCTCTCGCACAGCCTCACGCTGTGGGACCTGGACCGGGAGTTCGCGGTCGGCGGCTTCGCGGGCAAGGAGCGCATGACGCTGCGCGACGTGCTCGGCGTGCTGCGCGACTCGTACTGCCGCACCGTCGGCGTCGAGTACATGCACATCCTCGAGCCGGACGAGCGCGACTGGCTGCAGAACCGGGTCGAGAAGCCGCACGAGAAGCCGGAGCAGTCCGAGCAGAAGTACATCCTGTCGAAGCTCAACGCCGCCGAGGCGTTCGAGACGTTCCTGCAGACCAAGTACGTCGGGCAGAAGCGCTTCTCGCTGGAGGGCGCCGAGACGGTCGTGCCGCTGCTGGACGCGGTGCTGGACTCGTCGGCCGCTTCCGACCTGGACGAGGTCGTCATCGGCATGCCGCACCGCGGTCGCCTCAACGTGCTGGCCAACATCGTCGGCAAGCCGATATCGCAGATCTTCCGCGAGTTCGAAGGCAACCTGGACCCGGGGCAGGCGCACGGTTCCGGTGACGTGAAGTACCACTTGGGCGCGGAGGGCAAGTACTTCCGCATGTTCGGCGACGGCGAGACCAAGGTGTCGCTGACCTCGAACCCCTCGCACCTGGAGGCCGTGGACCCGGTGCTGGAAGGCATCGTCCGCGCCAAGCAGGACATCCTGGACAAGGGCCAGGAAGGCTTCACGGTGCTGCCGGTGCTGATGCACGGCGACGCCGCGTTCGCCGGTCAGGGCGTGGTCGCCGAGACGCTGAACCTGTCGCTGCTGCGCGGCTACCGCACCGGCGGCACCGTGCACGTGATCGTGAACAACCAGGTCGGCTACACCACCGCCCCGGAGCACTCGCGGTCGAGCAAGTACTCCACCGACGTGGCGAAGATGATCGGTTCGCCGGTCTTCCACGTCAACGGCGACGACCCCGAGGCCTGCGTCTGGGTCGCGAAGCTCGCCGTGGAGTACCGCCAGAAGTTCGGCAAGGACGTCGTGATCGACATGGTGTGCTACCGCCGCCGCGGGCACAACGAGGGCGACGACCCGTCGATGACGCAGCCGGCGATGTACGACGCGATCGACAAGATGCGCAGCGTCCGCAAGACCTACACCGAGTCGCTGATCGGCCGCGGTGACATCACCGTCGAAGAGGCCGAGAAGGCGCTCAAGGACTACGCCAGCCAGCTCGAACACGTCTTCAACGAGGTGCGGGAGCTGGAGAAGCACCCGCCGGAGCCGAGCCCGTCAGTAGAGTCCGAGCAGGTGGTCCCGACGAAGCTGATCACCGCGATCTCGTCCGAGACGCTGGAGCACATCGCCGACGCGCACGTGAACCTGCCCGAGGGCTTCACCCCGCACTCGCGGGTCAAGCCGGTGCTGGAACGCCGCGCGAAGATGGCCCGCGAGGGCGAGATCGACTGGGGCTTCGGTGAGCTGCTCGCCTTCGGCTCCCTCGCCATGGAAGGCCGCCCGGTGCGGCTGACCGGGCAGGACTCGCGGCGCGGCACCTTCGGCCAGCGGCACTCGGTGCTCATCGACCGCAAGACCGGGTCGGAGTACACCCCGCTGCTGAACCTCGCCGAGGACCAGGCGAAGTTCCTCGCCTACGACTCGGCGCTGTCCGAGTTCGCCGCGATGGGCTTCGAGTACGGCTACTCGGTCGCCAACCCCGACGCCCTCGTGGCGTGGGAGGCGCAGTTCGGCGACTTCTTCAACGGCGCCCAGTCGATCATCGACGAGTTCATCTCGTCCGGTGAGGCCAAGTGGGGCCAGCGCTCCGACGTGGTGCTGCTGCTCCCGCACGGCCACGAAGGCCAGGGGCCGGACCACAGCTCGGCGCGCATCGAGCGCTGGCTGCAGCTGTGCGCGGAGGGCTCCATGACGGTCGCGTTGCCGTCGACCCCGGCGAACCACTTCCACCTGCTGCGCAGGCACTCGCTGGACGGCATCCACCGCCCGCTGGTCGTCTTCACGCCGAAGTCGATGCTGCGGATGAAGGCCGCGACGAGCTCCGTCGCCGACTTCACCGAGGGCAAGTTCACCTCGGTGATCGACGACCCGTCGCAGCCGGACCCGTCGGCGGTGCGCCGGATCGTGTTCTGCTCCGGCAAGCTCTACTACGAGCTCGCCGCCGAGAAGGAGAAGCAGGGGCACACCGACACCGCGGTGGTGCGGCTGGAGCAGCTGTACCCGCTGCCGCACCGCAAGCTCGGCGCGATCCTGGAGCGCTACCCCAACGCCACCGATGTCCGGTGGGCGCAGGAGGAGCCGGCGAACCAGGGGCCGTGGCCGTTCCTCGGCTTGGCGCTGCCGGAGCTGTTCCCCGAGCGGCTGCAGGGACTCAAGCGCGTGTCGCGGCGCCCGATGGCCGCCCCGGCCACCGGCCTGAAGGCCGTCCACGACGTCGAGCAGGCCGAGGTCGTGCAGAACGCCTTCAACTGA
- a CDS encoding ABC transporter ATP-binding protein, protein MGASVAAVGLEALVPLITKAAVDDAVGGDTSRLWWLATALAGLGLFRFGAAFVRRYSAGRLALDVQHDLRRAVFGSVQRLDGGKQDALRTGQVASRAISDLQLVNALLSMVPLAAGTVVLMVFALAAMLWLSPMLTLVILVVVPLIGMVSARSKKRLFPATWSAQQRAADIAQHVEETVAGVRVVKGFGQESREVARLESGARRLFAERLRTARMTSFPQASLSVLPAAGQVGVLGLGGWMALHGQVGLGTFVAFAAYVAMLGGPARMMASVLVQGQLTRAGMERITDLIDSRPDVRDRPGAVDLPEVPLQVRLDGAGFGYTRDQQVLRDVSLRVEPGETVALVGPAGSGKSTVSLLLPRFYDVQQGSVRIGPADDEADFDVRDVRLESLRSAVGVVFEEAFLFSDTIHGNIAYGRPDASEAEVVAAARAAEAHGFISALPDGYATTVGERGLTLSGGQRQRVALARALLSDPRILVLDDATSAVDPATEAAIHDTLRSVTALRTTLLIAHRRSTLALADRVAVLDAGRVVDVGTREELERRCGLFRSLLAGPGESIDTASAGGPDASESDASTTPELWPSERSEPEPRAVVPAGGTRGTRGGGGGTATPLTPELAEGLSRLPAATGEPRLPGVDATAPDPGFRLAKLLRPIRWGLALTVLLVAADALGSIALPSLVRHGVDGGVGAGNTGTLWLVTAVGGVIVLVSWLVIKVQTVVTARTGETLLYLLRVRSYAHLQRLGLDYYERELAGRIMTRMTTDVDALSSFLQTGLATAVVSLFTIVGIAVALLVTNLSLALVALAVLPPLIIATVIFRRVSSTAYAEARERVSTVNADLQENLSGLRVAQAHRRERHSAKLFAQRSDAYRRSRLRAQFYIATYFPFTALLSELAQAVVLGVGATRVASGEMTAGVLVAFLLYLGMFFSPVQQLSGVFDAYQQARVGLRRIGDLLRTPTSVPAAAEPLPVPGRFAGEVELRAVSFRYPGTDRPALRDVTLKVDPGTTVALVGSTGAGKSTLVKLLARFYDATDGAVLVDGVDVRDYDLTGYHHRLAVVPQEGYLFAGDVASNISYGDPSATEADVERAARDVGALPGITMLRRGFRQEVGERGRELSAGQRQLVALARAELVRPDLLLLDEATAALDPATESLVVSASDRVAARRTTFVVAHRLGTAARADRIVVIDGGRIVEDGTHSELMELDGHYARLWRAGDHLAEEAAADGDAAHDPIRASP, encoded by the coding sequence ATGGGGGCGTCGGTGGCGGCGGTGGGGTTGGAGGCGTTGGTCCCGCTGATCACGAAGGCGGCGGTGGACGACGCGGTCGGGGGCGACACGAGCCGGCTGTGGTGGCTGGCAACGGCGTTGGCGGGACTGGGGCTGTTCCGGTTCGGCGCGGCGTTCGTGCGGCGCTATTCGGCGGGCCGGTTGGCGTTGGACGTGCAGCACGATCTGCGGCGCGCGGTGTTCGGTTCGGTGCAGCGGCTGGACGGCGGTAAGCAGGACGCGCTGCGCACGGGCCAGGTGGCTTCGCGGGCGATCAGCGACTTGCAGCTGGTGAACGCGTTGCTGTCGATGGTGCCGCTGGCTGCGGGCACGGTGGTGCTGATGGTGTTCGCGCTGGCCGCGATGCTGTGGCTGTCACCGATGTTGACGCTGGTCATCTTGGTGGTGGTGCCGTTGATCGGGATGGTGTCGGCGCGCAGCAAGAAACGGTTGTTCCCGGCGACGTGGTCGGCTCAGCAGCGGGCGGCGGACATCGCGCAGCACGTCGAGGAGACGGTCGCCGGCGTCCGGGTGGTGAAGGGCTTCGGGCAGGAGTCGCGTGAGGTCGCCCGGCTGGAGTCGGGGGCGCGGCGGTTGTTCGCGGAACGGCTGCGCACGGCGCGGATGACGTCGTTCCCGCAGGCGAGCTTGTCGGTGCTGCCCGCGGCGGGGCAGGTCGGGGTGCTGGGTCTCGGCGGCTGGATGGCGTTGCACGGGCAGGTGGGGCTCGGCACCTTCGTGGCGTTCGCCGCGTACGTGGCGATGCTGGGCGGCCCGGCTCGGATGATGGCGAGCGTGCTGGTGCAGGGCCAGTTGACGCGCGCGGGCATGGAGCGGATCACGGACCTGATCGATTCCCGCCCGGATGTGCGCGACCGGCCGGGTGCGGTGGATCTGCCGGAGGTCCCGCTGCAGGTGCGGCTGGACGGCGCGGGTTTCGGCTACACCCGTGATCAGCAGGTGTTGCGGGACGTGTCGTTGCGGGTGGAGCCGGGCGAGACGGTGGCGTTGGTGGGTCCGGCGGGTTCCGGCAAGTCGACGGTGTCGTTGCTGTTGCCGCGCTTCTACGACGTGCAGCAGGGCTCGGTGCGGATCGGGCCTGCCGATGACGAAGCGGATTTCGATGTGCGCGATGTGCGGTTGGAGTCGTTGCGCTCGGCGGTGGGGGTGGTGTTCGAGGAGGCGTTCCTGTTCTCGGACACGATCCACGGCAACATCGCCTACGGGCGGCCGGACGCGTCGGAGGCCGAGGTGGTCGCGGCGGCGCGGGCGGCGGAGGCGCACGGGTTCATCTCGGCGTTGCCGGACGGGTACGCGACAACGGTCGGCGAGCGCGGGTTGACGTTGTCCGGCGGGCAGCGGCAGCGGGTGGCGTTGGCGCGGGCGTTGCTGTCGGATCCGCGGATCCTGGTGCTCGACGATGCGACGTCGGCGGTGGATCCGGCCACGGAGGCCGCCATTCATGACACGTTGCGGTCGGTGACGGCCCTGCGCACGACGTTGTTGATCGCGCATCGCCGGTCGACGCTGGCGTTGGCGGACCGGGTCGCGGTGCTCGATGCGGGCCGGGTCGTCGATGTGGGTACGCGGGAGGAGCTGGAGCGGCGGTGCGGCTTGTTCCGCTCGTTGCTGGCGGGGCCGGGCGAGTCGATCGACACTGCCAGCGCCGGTGGACCCGATGCGAGCGAATCCGACGCCTCGACGACACCGGAGCTGTGGCCGTCGGAGCGGTCGGAGCCGGAGCCGCGTGCGGTGGTGCCCGCAGGCGGCACGCGCGGCACGCGCGGAGGCGGCGGGGGCACCGCCACTCCGCTCACTCCGGAGTTGGCGGAGGGGCTGAGCCGGCTTCCGGCCGCCACGGGTGAGCCTCGGCTTCCTGGGGTGGATGCGACGGCGCCGGATCCGGGGTTCCGGCTGGCCAAGTTGCTGCGGCCGATCCGCTGGGGTCTGGCGTTGACGGTGCTGCTGGTCGCGGCGGACGCGCTGGGGTCGATCGCGTTGCCGTCGCTGGTGCGCCACGGCGTGGACGGCGGCGTCGGCGCGGGCAACACCGGGACGTTGTGGCTGGTCACCGCGGTCGGCGGCGTGATCGTGCTGGTCAGCTGGCTGGTGATCAAGGTGCAGACGGTGGTGACGGCCCGCACCGGCGAGACGTTGCTGTACTTGCTGCGGGTGCGCAGCTACGCGCACCTGCAGCGGCTCGGGCTGGACTACTACGAACGCGAGCTCGCGGGCCGGATCATGACGCGGATGACCACCGACGTGGACGCGTTGTCCTCGTTCTTGCAGACGGGGCTGGCCACGGCAGTGGTGAGCCTGTTCACCATCGTCGGGATCGCGGTCGCGCTGCTGGTCACGAACCTGTCGTTGGCGTTGGTGGCGCTGGCGGTGCTGCCGCCGCTGATCATCGCCACCGTGATCTTCCGGCGGGTGTCGTCGACGGCGTACGCCGAGGCGCGGGAGCGGGTCAGCACGGTGAACGCGGATCTGCAGGAGAACCTGTCCGGGCTGCGGGTGGCGCAGGCGCATCGCCGCGAGCGCCATTCGGCGAAGTTGTTCGCGCAGCGCAGCGACGCGTACCGCCGGTCGCGGCTGCGCGCGCAGTTCTACATCGCCACGTACTTTCCGTTCACGGCGTTGCTCTCGGAGCTGGCGCAGGCCGTGGTGCTGGGTGTGGGCGCGACGCGGGTGGCGTCCGGTGAGATGACCGCCGGTGTGCTGGTGGCGTTCTTGCTGTACCTGGGCATGTTCTTCTCCCCGGTGCAGCAGTTGTCGGGCGTGTTCGACGCTTACCAGCAGGCTCGGGTCGGGTTGCGCCGCATCGGTGATCTGCTGCGCACCCCCACGTCGGTGCCCGCGGCGGCGGAGCCGCTCCCGGTTCCGGGCCGGTTCGCCGGTGAGGTCGAACTGCGTGCGGTGTCGTTTCGCTATCCGGGCACGGACCGGCCCGCGTTGCGCGATGTGACGCTGAAGGTCGATCCGGGCACCACGGTGGCGTTGGTGGGGTCGACGGGTGCGGGCAAGTCGACGCTGGTGAAGCTGCTGGCCCGGTTCTACGACGCCACCGACGGCGCGGTGCTGGTCGACGGGGTGGACGTGCGGGATTACGACCTCACCGGCTATCACCACCGGTTGGCGGTGGTGCCGCAGGAGGGCTACCTGTTCGCCGGGGACGTCGCGTCGAACATTTCTTATGGCGATCCGTCTGCGACGGAGGCCGATGTGGAGCGGGCGGCACGCGATGTGGGCGCGTTGCCGGGCATCACGATGCTGCGGCGCGGTTTCCGCCAGGAGGTGGGCGAGCGCGGCCGGGAGCTGTCGGCGGGGCAGCGTCAGCTGGTGGCGTTGGCTCGCGCGGAGTTGGTCCGGCCGGATCTGCTGTTGCTGGACGAGGCGACGGCGGCGCTGGATCCGGCCACGGAATCACTGGTGGTGTCGGCGAGTGATCGGGTGGCCGCCCGCCGGACCACGTTCGTGGTGGCGCACCGGTTGGGCACGGCGGCCCGGGCGGACCGGATCGTGGTGATCGACGGTGGCCGGATCGTGGAGGACGGCACGCACTCGGAACTGATGGAGCTCGACGGCCATTACGCGCGGCTGTGGCGGGCCGGTGATCACCTCGCCGAGGAGGCCGCGGCGGACGGTGACGCAGCGCATGATCCGATCCGCGCCTCCCCCTGA
- a CDS encoding ABC transporter permease subunit: MDGLVKSEFRKIFTTNLWWALLIPVVLLSFGASWLGTGFGYMSSVEQELGRPLPLGLLTMSMSTNFSTIFAGLLGALAFAGEYRNKSITTTYLTGNPRGAVLGAKLIAYTNLGLLYGLANVISASLGALAGAGLDGFGDGADWFIVCAAGLLAMVLWTLLGVGFGAVVANPVIVIIVLLVYKFVFEFVVDLFLIGSDASGVSAYLPGAAGSGIVGNLAVPIFITATTGADEQFVPQGFFDVLHFVFGGSYAHPWWLSLLTFAGYAALFILGGWYFSNRRDIT; the protein is encoded by the coding sequence ATGGACGGCCTGGTCAAATCCGAGTTCCGGAAGATCTTCACGACCAACCTGTGGTGGGCGCTGCTCATCCCGGTGGTGCTGCTCAGCTTCGGCGCGAGCTGGCTGGGCACCGGTTTCGGCTACATGTCCTCGGTCGAGCAGGAACTCGGGCGGCCGCTGCCGCTGGGCCTGCTGACCATGTCGATGTCGACGAATTTCAGCACGATCTTCGCAGGCCTGCTGGGGGCGCTGGCGTTCGCGGGGGAATACCGGAACAAGAGCATCACCACGACGTATCTCACCGGTAATCCGCGAGGCGCGGTGCTCGGCGCGAAGCTGATCGCCTACACGAACCTCGGGTTGCTCTACGGACTGGCCAACGTGATCTCCGCCAGCCTCGGTGCCCTGGCCGGCGCCGGGCTCGACGGGTTCGGCGACGGCGCCGACTGGTTCATCGTGTGCGCGGCCGGGTTGCTGGCGATGGTGCTGTGGACATTGCTCGGTGTCGGTTTCGGCGCGGTCGTCGCCAATCCGGTGATCGTGATCATCGTGTTGCTGGTGTACAAGTTCGTGTTCGAGTTCGTCGTCGATCTGTTCCTGATCGGCTCCGACGCGTCGGGCGTGAGCGCCTATCTGCCGGGTGCGGCGGGCAGCGGGATCGTCGGCAACCTCGCCGTGCCGATCTTCATCACGGCCACCACCGGCGCCGACGAGCAGTTCGTGCCGCAGGGCTTCTTCGACGTGCTGCACTTCGTTTTCGGCGGTTCCTACGCGCATCCGTGGTGGCTGAGCCTGCTGACCTTCGCGGGATACGCCGCGCTGTTCATCCTCGGCGGCTGGTACTTCAGCAACCGCCGCGACATCACCTGA
- a CDS encoding ABC transporter ATP-binding protein translates to MHDGSGRILVQNLSKNFGPVSAVQDLSFAVHPGVVTGFLGPNGSGKTTTLRMVLGLVNPTSGAATVNGVPFNRLRNPATVVGAVLEAQSFHPSRTARNHLRCYSAAMNVPDQQVDQALDLVGLSNAADRGAGGFSLGMRQRLALATALLGDPQVLILDEPANGLDPEGIAWLRSFLRSFAASGRTVLVSSHLLREMEHTVDHVVIVSRGQCVYNGDLDQLRAQQRSRVLVQAGDANTLVTALQAAGLAVELVPDGRIAVTGSDSRSVAELALQAGVAVYGMQEEQVDLERLFFQLTSGQYVGGPYSSAGVPQPPGSGGWGPPGGGHNPYEQHGGFGGGA, encoded by the coding sequence GTGCACGACGGCAGTGGCCGGATCCTGGTGCAGAACCTGAGCAAGAACTTCGGGCCGGTCAGCGCGGTCCAAGATCTCAGCTTCGCCGTTCATCCCGGTGTGGTGACCGGGTTCCTCGGCCCGAACGGATCCGGTAAGACGACCACGTTGCGCATGGTGCTGGGGCTGGTGAACCCGACGTCGGGGGCGGCCACCGTCAACGGCGTTCCGTTCAACCGCCTGCGCAACCCCGCCACGGTGGTGGGCGCGGTGCTGGAGGCGCAGAGCTTCCACCCGTCGCGCACCGCCCGCAACCACCTGCGCTGCTATTCGGCGGCGATGAACGTGCCCGACCAGCAGGTCGACCAAGCGTTGGACCTCGTCGGGTTGAGCAATGCCGCCGATCGCGGAGCCGGTGGTTTCTCACTGGGCATGCGGCAGCGGCTGGCGCTGGCGACGGCGCTGCTCGGTGATCCGCAAGTGCTGATCCTCGACGAACCGGCCAACGGGCTCGACCCCGAAGGCATCGCGTGGCTGCGCAGCTTCTTGAGGTCCTTCGCGGCATCCGGGCGCACGGTGCTGGTCTCCAGTCACCTGCTGCGCGAGATGGAGCACACCGTCGACCACGTGGTGATCGTCAGCCGCGGCCAGTGCGTCTACAACGGCGACCTCGACCAGTTGCGCGCGCAGCAGCGCAGCCGGGTGCTCGTACAGGCCGGTGATGCCAACACCTTGGTGACCGCTTTGCAGGCCGCGGGACTCGCCGTGGAGCTCGTCCCGGACGGCCGGATCGCCGTCACCGGCTCCGACTCGCGGTCGGTCGCCGAGCTGGCCTTGCAGGCCGGGGTCGCGGTCTACGGGATGCAGGAGGAGCAGGTCGACCTGGAGCGGCTGTTCTTCCAGCTCACCAGCGGCCAGTACGTCGGCGGCCCCTATTCGTCCGCGGGCGTGCCGCAACCGCCCGGCTCAGGTGGCTGGGGGCCGCCGGGCGGCGGTCACAACCCGTACGAGCAGCACGGCGGATTCGGTGGTGGAGCCTGA